In Dama dama isolate Ldn47 chromosome 20, ASM3311817v1, whole genome shotgun sequence, a single window of DNA contains:
- the COPA gene encoding coatomer subunit alpha, translating to MLTKFETKSARVKGLSFHPKRPWILTSLHNGVIQLWDYRMCTLIDKFDEHDGPVRGIDFHKQQPLFVSGGDDYKIKVWNYKLRRCLFTLLGHLDYIRTTFFHHEYPWILSASDDQTIRVWNWQSRTCVCVLTGHNHYVMCAQFHPSEDLVVSASLDQTVRVWDISGLRKKNLSPGAVESDVRGITGVDLFGTTDAVVKHVLEGHDRGVNWAAFHPTMPLIVSGADDRQVKIWRMNESKAWEVDTCRGHYNNVSCAVFHPRQELILSNSEDKSIRVWDMSKRTGVQTFRRDHDRFWVLAAHPNLNLFAAGHDGGMIVFKLERERPAYAVHGNMLHYVKDRFLRQLDFNSSKDVAVMQLRSGSKFPVFSMSYNPAENAVLLCTRASNLENSTYDLYTIPKDADSQNPDAPEGKRSSGLTAVWVARNRFAVLDRMHSLLIKNLKNEITKKVQVPNCDEIFYAGTGNLLLRDAESITLFDVQQKRTLASVKISKVKYVIWSADMSHVALLAKHAIVICNRKLEALCNIHENIRVKSGAWDESGVFIYTTSNHIKYAVTTGDYGIIRTLDLPIYVTRVKGNNVYCLDRECRPRVLTIDPTEFKFKLALINRKYDEVLHMVRNAKLVGQSIIAYLQKKGYPEVALHFVKDEKTRFSLALECGNIEIALEAAKALDDKNCWEKLGEVALLQGNHQIVEMCYQRTKNFDKLSFLYLITGNLEKLRKMMKIAEIRKDMSGHYQNALYLGDVSERVRILKNCGQKSLAYLTAATHGLDEEAESLKETFDPEKETIPDIDPNAKLLQPPAPIMPLDTNWPLLTVSKGFFEGSIASKGKGGALAADIDIDTVGTEGWGEDAELQLDEDGFVEATEGLGDDALGKGQEEGGGWDVEEDLELPPELDIPPGAAGGAEDGFFVPPTKGTSPTQIWCNNSQLPVDHILAGSFETAMRLLHDQVGVTQFGPYKQLFLQTYARGRTTYQALPCLPSMYGYPNRNWKDAGPKNGVPAVGLKLNDLIQRLQLCYQLTTVGKFEEAVEKFRSILLSVPLLVVDNKQEIAEAQQLITICREYIVGLSMEIERKKLPKETLEQQKRICEMAAYFTHSNLQPVHMILVLRTALNLFFKLKNFKTAATFARRLLELGPKPEVAQQTRKILSACEKNPTDAYQLNYDMHNPFDICAASYRPIYRGKPVEKCPLSGACYSPELKGQICKVTTVTEIGKDVIGLRISPLQFR from the exons ATGCTAACCAAATTTGAGACCAAGAGTGCGCGGGTCAAAG gaCTCAGCTTTCACCCCAAAAGACCCTGGATCCTGACCAGTTTACACAATGGCGTCATCCAGTTATGGGACTATCGGATGTGTACCCTCATTGACAAGTTTGACGAACATGATG GTCCAGTACGAGGCATTGACTTCCATAAGCAGCAGCCACTGTTTGTCTCTGGAGGAGACGACTATAAGATTAAG GTGTGGAATTACAAGCTTCGGCGCTGTCTCTTCACGTTGCTTGGGCACTTAGACTACATCCGCACTACGTTTTTTCATCAT GAATATCCTTGGATTCTGAGTGCCTCAGATGATCAGACCATCCGAGTGTGGAACTGGCAGTCTAGAACCTGTGTCTG TGTGTTAACAGGGCACAATCATTATGTAATGTGTGCTCAGTTCCATCCTTCAGAAGACCTGGTCGTATCAGCCAGCCTGGACCAGACTGTGCGCGTTTGGGATATTTCTG gtctaaggaaaaaaaacttgTCCCCTGGTGCAGTGGAGTCGGATGTGAGAGGAATAACTGGGGTTGATCTGTTTGGAACTACGGATGCAGTGGTGAAGCATGTACTAGAG ggTCATGATCGTGGAGTTAACTGGGCTGCATTTCACCCTACTATGCCACTCATTGTATCTGGGGCAGATGACCGTCAAGTGAAGATATGGCGTATGAATG aATCAAAGGCATGGGAGGTTGATACCTGTCGAGGCCATTACAACAATGTATCTTGTGCTGTCTTCCACCCTCGTCAAGAGTTGATCCTCAGCAATTCTGAGGACAAGAGTATCCGAGTCTGGGACATGTCTAAGCG GACTGGAGTTCAGACATTCCGCAGGGACCATGATCGTTTCTGGGTCTTAGCTGCCCACCCTAACCTTAACCTCTTTGCAGCAG GCCATGATGGTGGCATGATTGTATTTAAACTGGAACGAGAACGGCCAGCCTATGCTGTTCATGGCAATATGCTCCATTATGTCAAGGACCGATTCTTACGTCAGTTGGATTTCAACAGCTCCAAAGATGTAGCCGTGATGCAGTTGCGGAG TGGTTCCAAGTTTCCAGTGTTCAGTATGTCGTACAATCCAGCAGAAAATGCAGTCCTACTGTGTACA AGAGCCAGCAATTTAGAAAACAGTACCTATGACTTGTATACCATCCCCAAGGATGCCGACTCCCAGAATCCTGATG CTCCTGAAGGGAAGCGGTCCTCAGGCCTGACAGCTGTTTGGGTTGCTCGAAATCGGTTTGCTGTCCTAGATCGGATGCATTCG CTTCTGATCAAGAATCTGAAGAATGAGATCACCAAAAAGGTACAGGTGCCTAACTGCGATGAGATTTTTTATGCTGGCACAGGCAACCTCCTGCTTCGAGATGCAGAATCCATCACGctctttgatgtacagcagaagcG GACTCTGGCATCTGTGAAGATTTCCAAGGTGAAATATGTTATCTGGTCAGCAGACATGTCCCATGTAGCACTACTGGCCAAACATG CCATTGTGATCTGTAACCGCAAACTGGAGGCTCTGTGTAACATTCATGAGAACATTCGTGTCAAGAGTGGGGCCTGGGATGAGAGTGGGGTATTTATCTATACCACAAGCAACCACATCAAATATGCTGTCACCACTGG GGACTATGGGATCATCCGAACTCTGGATTTACCCATCTATGTCACGCGGGTGAAGGGCAACAATGTATACTGCCTGGACAGGGAGTGTCGTCCTCGCGTGCTCACCATTGATCCCACTGAGTTCAAGTTCAAACTGGCCCTGATCAACAGAAAGTATGATGAG GTGCTACACATGGTGAGGAATGCCAAACTTGTAGGCCAGTCTATCATTGCTTATCTTCAGAAGAAGGGATATCCTGAAGTGGCACTGCATTTCGTCAAGGATGAAAAAACTCGCTTCAGTCTGGCACTGGAGTGTGGAAACATTGAG ATTGCTCTGGAAGCAGCCAAAGCACTGGATGACAAGAACTGCTGGGAAAAGCTGGGAGAGGTGGCCTTACTACAGGGGAACCACCAGATTGTGGAAATGTGTTATCAGCGCACCAAAAACTTTGACAAACTTTCCTTCTTGTACCTTATCACTGGCAACCTAGAGAAACTTCGCAAGATGATGAAGATTG CTGAGATCCGAAAGGACATGAGTGGCCATTATCAGAATGCCCTGTACTTGGGAGATGTGTCCGAGCGGGTGCGGATCCTGAAGAACTGTGGGCAGA AGTCACTGGCCTATCTCACAGCTGCTACCCACGGCTTAGACGAAGAAGCTGAGAGCCTGAAGGAGACATTTGACCCAGAGAAGGAGACA ATCCCAGACATTGACCCtaatgccaagttgcttcagccacCTGCACCTATCATGCCATTGGATACCAACTGGCCCTTACTGACTGTGTCCAAAGGGTTCTTTGAGGGCTCCATTGCCAGCAAGG GGAAGGGAGGCGCCCTGGCTGCTGACATTGACATTGACACTGTTGGCACTGAGGGCTGGGGAGAGGATGCCGAGCTGCAGCTGGATGAAG ATGGGTTTGTGGAGGCCACAGAAGGTTTGGGGGATGATGCTCTTGGCAAGGGACAAGAAGAAGGAGGTGGCTGGGACGTGGAAGAAGATCTGGAGCTCCCTCCTGAGCTG gatATACCCCCTGGGGCAGCTGGTGGGGCTGAGGATGGGTTCTTTGTGCCCCCAACCAAGGGAACCAGCCCAACTCAG ATCTGGTGTAATAACTCTCAGCTTCCAGTTGATCACATCCTGGCCGGCTCTTTTGAAACAGCCATGCGA CTCCTTCACGACCAGGTAGGGGTAACCCAGTTTGGCCCCTACAAGCAACTGTTCCTGCAGACCTATGCCCGAGGCCGTACCACCTATCAGGCTCTGCCCTGCCTGCCCTCCATGTATGGCTATCCTAATCGCAATTG GAAGGATGCAGGGCCGAAGAACGGTGTCCCAGCTGTGGGTCTGAAGCTTAATGACCTCATCCAAAGGTTGCAGCTGTGCTACCAGCTCACCACTGTTGGCAAGTTTGAGGAGGCTGTGGAGAAGTTCCGTTCCATCCTACTCAGCGTGCCTCTGCTCGTGGTGGACAATAAACAGGAGATTGCAGAG GCTCAGCAGCTTATCACCATTTGCCGTGAGTACATTGTGGGTTTGTCCATGGAGATAGAAAGGAAGAAACTGCCCAAAGAAACTCTGGAACAGCAGAAGCGCATCTGTGAG ATGGCAGCCTATTTCACCCACTCAAACCTGCAGCCAGTGCACATGATCCTGGTGTTGCGTACAGCCCTCAACCTCTTCTTCAAGCTCAAGAACTTTAAGACTGCTGCTACCTTTGCCCGGCGCCTGTTGGAACTCGGGCCCAAGCCGGAGGTGGCTCAACAG ACCCGCAAAATCCTGTCTGCCTGTGAGAAAAACCCCACAGATGCCTATCAGCTCAATTATGACATGCACAACCCTTTCGACATCTGTGCTGCATCTTATCGGCCCATCTACCGTGGAAAGCCAGTGGAGAAATGTCCACTCAGTGGGGCCTGCTATTCCCCTGAGCTTAAGGGTCAGATCTGCAAGGTCACTACG GTGACAGAGATTGGCAAAGATGTGATTGGTTTGAGGATCAGCCCTCTGCAGTTTCGCTGA